From Mucilaginibacter rubeus, a single genomic window includes:
- a CDS encoding M16 family metallopeptidase, translating into MMKKYIIALLVAAAIGNTAKAQKQAYETTVDGVKVIVQPSGNDIVEIQTIIKGGVQNYPATKAGIESLAMSALTECGTLKHDKNSFKDELDKVSATVYGSSNKNYSVVRMNCIKGDFDVVWPLYVEAITQPKFDEKEFARIKQDAINNIKQEDSQPDNAIDKYADKVAFAGTNYAKDPSGTVPIVTALTPAETKAYYQSILTKSRMVIVVVADLDQAAIEGKVKAMLSGIKQGSAFAFKKSTFRTEKNSIAVEKRDLATNYVEGIASGPAAGTPDFNAFNVAMRIFSNMHFLEVRTNNGLSYAPQAWFSAGQTSTARFSVSTTEPDKYIAVFDKLVEKIKREGFKADDVADMKVTYLTGFYYKNETNSAQASSIAANEVLHDNWKRSLTMVDDVKKLTPDDVSNAFRKYINNIVWVYQGDPKKVNQLLYINGTLHNGDNPVMH; encoded by the coding sequence ATGATGAAAAAATATATAATTGCCCTGCTGGTAGCAGCGGCTATAGGAAATACCGCTAAGGCGCAAAAACAGGCCTATGAAACCACGGTAGATGGCGTAAAGGTTATTGTACAGCCAAGCGGTAACGATATTGTTGAGATCCAAACCATTATAAAAGGTGGTGTGCAAAACTACCCGGCTACCAAAGCGGGTATCGAATCGTTGGCCATGAGCGCCCTTACCGAGTGCGGTACCTTAAAGCACGATAAAAACAGCTTTAAAGATGAGCTGGATAAGGTAAGCGCCACCGTTTACGGCAGCAGCAACAAAAACTACTCGGTAGTGCGCATGAACTGTATTAAAGGCGACTTTGACGTGGTTTGGCCTTTATATGTTGAGGCTATTACCCAGCCTAAGTTTGATGAGAAAGAGTTTGCCCGCATTAAGCAGGATGCCATCAACAACATTAAGCAGGAAGACTCGCAGCCCGATAACGCTATTGATAAATATGCCGATAAGGTAGCCTTTGCCGGTACCAACTACGCTAAAGACCCAAGCGGAACAGTGCCTATTGTTACAGCCTTAACCCCGGCCGAAACCAAGGCTTATTACCAGTCGATATTAACTAAATCACGTATGGTGATTGTTGTGGTTGCCGATTTGGATCAGGCTGCTATTGAAGGTAAGGTAAAGGCGATGCTGAGCGGTATTAAACAAGGTTCGGCTTTCGCGTTCAAGAAATCTACCTTCCGTACCGAGAAAAACAGTATCGCCGTTGAAAAACGCGATCTGGCTACCAACTATGTTGAAGGTATTGCCAGCGGTCCTGCTGCCGGTACGCCCGATTTTAACGCCTTTAACGTAGCTATGCGCATTTTCTCGAACATGCACTTTTTAGAGGTACGTACCAACAACGGCTTATCATACGCGCCTCAGGCATGGTTTAGCGCCGGTCAAACATCAACAGCCCGTTTCTCGGTATCAACCACCGAGCCCGATAAATACATTGCCGTATTTGATAAACTGGTCGAAAAAATTAAACGCGAGGGCTTTAAAGCCGATGACGTTGCCGACATGAAGGTTACTTACCTTACCGGTTTCTACTATAAAAACGAAACCAACAGCGCCCAGGCATCGTCAATAGCAGCAAACGAAGTATTGCACGACAACTGGAAACGTTCACTAACCATGGTTGACGACGTAAAGAAGCTAACCCCGGATGACGTAAGCAACGCCTTCCGCAAGTATATCAACAACATAGTATGGGTATATCAGGGCGATCCTAAAAAAGTAAACCAACTGCTATATATCAACGGAACGCTGCACAATGGCGATAACCCGGTGATGCATTAA
- a CDS encoding M16 family metallopeptidase, whose protein sequence is MNRNFIKIFALGVAAVFSACMATAQVRLPEGYFLKTLPNGLDVLVIENSKVPLTTIEIAVKNGAYTEGPEYSGLSHLFEHMFFKANKDYPTQEKFLKRTQELGAIWNGTTNTERVNYFFTFDRDSLKAGLKFMNAAIRFPIYREEDMKKERPVVDGEFQRAESDPGFQLWYGMQQKLWGDLITRKNPIGIHEVINTATPEKMMIIKDKYYFPNNSLLTICGDVKHDNAFALAESIFGDWANSGFDPQTKFPIPAFKPLTKPEYFVKETTIAQTPYMEFTWQGPSYPTDSAGTVTADVFSTIVGLNSSKLQQALVDKGLASGVYVNYTTSRYVGPIDIFVVPNPNKLKECYTELMNQVSMWNKDDYFTDEQMATAKAILHRNDIHAKEKPSSLPSQISYQWCSTSFNFYTDLDANYQKVTRADIKKYLETYIVGKPYAAGLIIAPELNKTVNAASFFAAK, encoded by the coding sequence ATGAACCGAAATTTTATCAAAATTTTTGCATTAGGCGTAGCCGCGGTATTTAGTGCCTGCATGGCTACTGCCCAGGTGAGGCTGCCGGAAGGCTACTTCCTTAAAACATTGCCAAACGGGCTGGATGTGCTGGTTATAGAAAACAGCAAAGTGCCTTTAACCACTATCGAAATAGCTGTTAAAAACGGTGCTTATACCGAAGGCCCTGAGTACAGCGGTCTGTCGCACTTGTTTGAGCACATGTTTTTTAAAGCTAATAAGGACTATCCAACCCAGGAGAAGTTTTTGAAACGCACGCAGGAGCTTGGCGCCATCTGGAATGGTACCACCAATACCGAGCGTGTAAACTACTTTTTTACCTTTGACAGGGATAGCCTTAAAGCGGGTTTAAAGTTCATGAACGCTGCTATCCGTTTCCCTATTTACCGCGAGGAGGATATGAAGAAGGAGCGCCCTGTGGTTGACGGCGAGTTTCAGCGTGCCGAAAGCGACCCGGGTTTCCAGCTTTGGTATGGTATGCAGCAAAAGCTTTGGGGCGATCTCATCACCCGTAAAAACCCTATCGGTATCCACGAAGTGATCAACACGGCTACGCCCGAAAAAATGATGATCATTAAGGATAAATACTATTTCCCTAATAACAGCTTGCTTACTATATGCGGCGATGTTAAGCATGACAATGCCTTTGCCCTTGCCGAAAGCATTTTTGGCGACTGGGCCAACAGTGGTTTCGATCCGCAAACCAAGTTTCCCATCCCGGCATTTAAGCCTTTAACCAAGCCCGAGTATTTTGTTAAAGAAACAACCATTGCCCAAACCCCATACATGGAGTTTACCTGGCAAGGCCCTTCATATCCAACAGACTCTGCCGGTACGGTTACTGCCGATGTGTTTTCGACCATTGTGGGTTTAAACTCATCAAAACTACAGCAAGCTTTGGTTGATAAAGGTTTGGCCAGCGGTGTTTATGTAAACTACACTACAAGCCGTTATGTAGGCCCTATTGATATTTTTGTGGTTCCTAACCCCAACAAGCTTAAAGAGTGCTATACCGAACTCATGAACCAGGTAAGCATGTGGAACAAGGATGATTACTTTACCGACGAGCAAATGGCTACCGCTAAAGCTATCCTGCACCGTAATGATATCCACGCTAAAGAAAAACCTTCATCGTTACCAAGCCAGATCAGCTACCAGTGGTGCAGCACCTCGTTTAACTTTTATACCGATCTGGATGCCAACTATCAGAAAGTTACCCGTGCCGATATTAAAAAGTACCTGGAAACTTACATCGTTGGCAAACCATACGCTGCCGGGTTGATCATAGCGCCTGAGTTAAATAAAACAGTAAACGCGGCTTCATTTTTTGCAGCCAAGTAA
- a CDS encoding DUF5686 and carboxypeptidase regulatory-like domain-containing protein, with protein MKQALIALFLLLNFSSYAQQFSISGKITGDDGKPIPFASVFIKNTTTGVSANSEGTYLLRLNGGRQEIQYKAVGYAQQSKIIDLAANQVINISLQTETYQLNNVTVHAGGEDPAYAIMRKAIKKRKTYLNEVKAYTCDIYIKGLQKLLAAPKTFMGFDVQKATNEAGLDSNRRGIVYLSESESKYSFIRPDKVHEEQVSSKVSGRNRAFSFNRASDMAVNFYQNYETWQGMSNRPLVSPVADNAMFYYNYKYIGTSVENGETINKIEVMPKRAHDPCFEGVIYILDDSWRIYGLQLYITKKANINFVDTLKVNQQFFPVNDKVWMTSSIKFEFTGGLFGFKLGGYFISIYKNYNLDPDLNKSDFNEVLRITKGISKDTAYWSQARPIPLTGEEVTDYTNKDKLAKKRESKEYLDSLDKANNKFKPVNLLFTGINTRNRYKKEYFHYDPIIGALLYNTVEGLAIDYGASYSKLIDTVNNRYFMLNGKVRYGFANHLLNGSAGVAIPVMQRFTLGLSGGSDVVDLNNLAPMSTFVNTVHSLLSQQNFKKLYQKQFALASLSGRVTGGLRGSASVEWANRKALLNTASFSVFDPHSHQFDSNNPFDPNHNTLLFPENQSFTVNLQASYDFSNRYETYPSGRRYLPSKYPTISVNYTKGISNVLGSDVNYDKISADISKSDISMGFYGSSSFFIGAGKFLNTKSVFFPDYFHFAGNEVLSYKPRLNRFLMLDYYDFSTPDKYIEGHFEHNFSGFITNKLPLIRKFKLQEIIDVNYLYTPTLKNYTELGFGLQYLNIRLMYGVSYNGGTEAKSAIRLGISL; from the coding sequence ATGAAGCAAGCCCTAATCGCGCTATTTTTACTCCTTAATTTTTCCTCATACGCCCAGCAATTCAGCATTAGCGGTAAAATAACCGGCGACGACGGTAAGCCCATTCCTTTCGCTTCTGTATTTATAAAAAATACCACTACCGGCGTATCTGCCAATAGTGAGGGAACGTACTTGTTGCGTTTAAATGGCGGCAGGCAAGAGATCCAATACAAGGCGGTAGGTTATGCCCAGCAAAGTAAGATTATTGACCTTGCTGCCAACCAGGTGATCAATATCAGCCTGCAAACAGAAACTTACCAGCTTAATAATGTTACCGTACATGCCGGGGGCGAAGACCCTGCCTACGCCATTATGCGTAAGGCTATTAAGAAGCGCAAAACCTACCTTAACGAAGTAAAGGCTTACACCTGCGATATCTACATTAAAGGCCTGCAAAAACTATTGGCAGCGCCTAAAACCTTTATGGGTTTTGATGTGCAAAAGGCTACTAACGAGGCCGGGCTTGATTCAAACCGCCGCGGGATAGTTTATCTTTCCGAATCAGAATCAAAATACAGTTTTATCAGGCCCGATAAGGTTCATGAGGAGCAGGTATCCTCAAAGGTGTCGGGCCGTAACAGGGCGTTCAGCTTTAACCGGGCGTCGGATATGGCGGTTAACTTTTACCAGAACTATGAAACCTGGCAGGGCATGAGCAACCGCCCGCTGGTATCGCCTGTTGCCGATAATGCCATGTTTTATTATAACTACAAATACATAGGCACATCGGTAGAAAACGGCGAAACCATTAACAAGATAGAGGTAATGCCCAAACGGGCGCACGACCCATGTTTTGAAGGGGTTATTTATATTTTGGATGATAGCTGGCGTATTTATGGCCTGCAGCTTTACATCACTAAAAAGGCTAACATCAATTTTGTTGATACCCTTAAAGTTAATCAGCAGTTTTTCCCGGTGAACGACAAGGTATGGATGACATCATCCATTAAGTTTGAATTTACAGGAGGCTTGTTTGGTTTTAAACTGGGCGGCTATTTTATCTCGATCTATAAAAACTACAACCTTGATCCTGATTTAAACAAATCCGATTTTAACGAGGTACTCCGGATTACCAAAGGCATCAGCAAAGATACCGCCTACTGGAGCCAGGCTCGCCCAATACCGCTTACCGGTGAGGAGGTTACCGACTACACCAATAAAGATAAACTCGCCAAAAAACGCGAATCAAAAGAATACCTCGACTCGCTGGATAAAGCCAATAATAAATTTAAGCCGGTAAACCTGCTCTTTACAGGTATCAATACCCGCAACCGCTATAAAAAAGAATATTTTCATTACGATCCCATCATCGGGGCCCTGCTTTATAACACAGTAGAAGGTTTGGCCATTGATTACGGAGCATCGTACAGTAAGCTGATAGATACGGTTAATAACCGATATTTTATGCTGAACGGTAAGGTGCGTTATGGTTTCGCCAATCATTTGCTAAACGGATCGGCAGGTGTGGCTATCCCGGTTATGCAGCGGTTTACGCTGGGTTTAAGCGGAGGATCGGATGTGGTAGATCTGAATAATCTGGCCCCGATGTCGACTTTTGTGAATACGGTTCATAGCCTGCTTTCACAGCAAAACTTTAAGAAATTATATCAAAAGCAATTTGCATTGGCATCGCTTTCGGGCAGGGTAACCGGTGGTTTGCGCGGTAGCGCTTCGGTTGAATGGGCTAACCGCAAAGCGTTATTGAACACGGCTTCGTTCAGTGTTTTTGATCCGCACTCGCACCAGTTTGATTCAAATAACCCGTTTGATCCTAATCATAATACGCTCTTGTTTCCCGAAAACCAGTCGTTCACGGTAAACCTGCAGGCCAGTTATGATTTCAGCAACCGATATGAAACCTACCCGTCGGGCAGGCGTTATCTGCCATCAAAATATCCAACCATCAGTGTAAATTATACCAAAGGCATCAGCAATGTGTTAGGCTCAGATGTTAACTATGATAAGATCAGCGCGGATATCTCCAAATCAGATATCAGTATGGGCTTTTATGGCAGCAGCTCGTTCTTTATTGGTGCCGGTAAGTTTTTGAATACCAAAAGCGTATTCTTTCCCGATTATTTTCACTTTGCAGGTAACGAGGTGCTTTCATACAAACCAAGGCTAAACCGCTTCCTGATGCTGGATTATTACGATTTCAGCACTCCGGATAAATACATAGAAGGGCACTTTGAGCACAACTTTTCCGGCTTTATTACCAATAAGCTCCCGCTCATCCGCAAGTTTAAACTCCAGGAGATCATCGACGTGAATTACCTGTACACGCCTACACTTAAAAACTACACCGAGCTTGGTTTCGGTCTGCAATACCTTAATATCCGGTTGATGTATGGTGTATCCTATAATGGCGGCACCGAGGCAAAATCGGCGATAAGGTTGGGGATAAGTCTTTGA
- the ligA gene encoding NAD-dependent DNA ligase LigA — MSSAEAKKQIEALTAELKQHNYNYYVLAMPTISDFDFDKKLEQLNKLEKEYPEFADPDSPTQRVGGDITKEFVTVRHRWPMLSLGNTYNEQELLDFDQRIRKAIGDNFEYVCELKFDGLSMSLTYEDGKLVRGVTRGDGVQGDEVTTNIKTIHTIPKRLHEGEGYPAYFDIRGEVFMHRKAFDRLNNERIENGEVPYANPRNFASGTVKMQDSAEVAKRPLDCFLYFLYTEKPLFKTHWESLQAVKTWGFHTNEHSELCPDINCVMEFINKWDKERFNLSYDIDGIVIKVNNYSQQQELGFTAKSPRWAISYKFKAERVETELLEVSYQVGRTGAVTPVANLKPVLLAGTTVKRATLHNANEIIRLDLHEGDTVFVEKGGEIIPKIISVNPEKRKADAVPVIYRTTCPACDTPLERKEGEAAFYCPNDEGCPPQIVGKMQHFIGRKAMNIDGLGDETIETLYNKGFISHISDIYELHTHAAELKQMGRFGEKSINNMLEGIEASKKMPFEKVLFGLGIRYVGETVARKLAFHFKSIDKLMAASVEELTAAEEIGERIAQSITEYFAGDIHRQEIQKLREQGLQFIAEEKEVVLASEKLAGMNFIISGTFEKFSRDELKDIIEQNGGKILSSISAKLNYLVAGDNMGPAKLEKANKLNIPIIGDDELIALIN; from the coding sequence ATGTCATCAGCTGAAGCAAAGAAACAAATAGAGGCATTAACAGCCGAACTTAAACAGCACAATTACAACTACTATGTGCTGGCTATGCCAACCATTTCTGATTTTGATTTTGATAAAAAACTGGAGCAGCTTAACAAGCTCGAAAAGGAATACCCGGAATTTGCCGACCCGGATTCGCCAACACAAAGGGTAGGCGGGGATATTACCAAGGAGTTTGTAACGGTTAGGCACCGATGGCCAATGCTGTCGTTAGGTAATACTTACAATGAGCAGGAACTGCTTGATTTTGATCAGCGTATCCGTAAAGCCATTGGCGATAATTTTGAGTATGTATGCGAGCTTAAGTTTGACGGCCTGAGTATGAGCCTTACCTATGAGGACGGCAAACTGGTACGCGGTGTTACCCGTGGCGATGGCGTACAGGGCGATGAGGTAACCACTAATATTAAAACTATCCATACCATACCAAAGCGTTTACACGAAGGTGAAGGCTATCCTGCTTACTTTGATATTCGTGGTGAGGTGTTTATGCACCGTAAAGCTTTTGACAGGCTTAATAACGAACGCATTGAAAACGGAGAAGTGCCTTATGCCAATCCCCGTAATTTTGCTTCGGGTACCGTAAAAATGCAGGACTCGGCCGAGGTAGCTAAACGCCCGCTTGATTGCTTCCTGTACTTTCTGTATACCGAAAAACCATTATTTAAAACCCATTGGGAAAGCCTGCAGGCTGTTAAAACCTGGGGTTTCCATACCAATGAGCATAGCGAGCTTTGCCCGGATATTAATTGCGTAATGGAGTTTATTAATAAATGGGATAAGGAGCGCTTTAATCTGAGCTATGATATTGATGGCATTGTTATTAAAGTAAATAACTACTCGCAGCAGCAGGAGCTTGGCTTTACCGCCAAATCGCCACGCTGGGCTATCTCCTATAAGTTTAAAGCCGAAAGGGTGGAGACCGAACTGCTTGAGGTAAGCTACCAGGTTGGCCGTACAGGTGCCGTTACCCCGGTTGCCAATTTAAAGCCTGTGCTGCTTGCCGGTACTACGGTAAAGCGTGCTACGCTGCATAATGCCAATGAAATTATCCGTTTGGATTTACATGAGGGCGATACTGTTTTTGTTGAAAAAGGCGGCGAGATCATTCCTAAGATCATCAGCGTAAATCCCGAAAAGCGGAAAGCCGATGCCGTTCCTGTTATTTACCGTACTACCTGCCCTGCTTGCGATACCCCGCTTGAACGTAAAGAAGGTGAAGCCGCGTTTTATTGCCCTAACGATGAAGGTTGCCCACCGCAGATTGTTGGCAAAATGCAGCATTTCATCGGGCGTAAGGCTATGAATATTGATGGTTTGGGCGATGAAACTATCGAAACCCTGTATAATAAAGGATTTATTAGTCATATCAGCGATATCTATGAACTGCATACCCATGCCGCCGAGTTAAAGCAGATGGGCCGCTTTGGCGAAAAATCTATCAATAACATGCTGGAGGGTATCGAGGCATCTAAAAAAATGCCTTTCGAAAAAGTGTTGTTTGGTTTAGGGATCCGCTATGTGGGTGAAACGGTAGCCCGTAAGCTGGCGTTCCATTTTAAGTCGATTGATAAGTTGATGGCAGCATCGGTTGAAGAACTGACTGCTGCCGAAGAAATAGGCGAACGCATAGCCCAAAGTATCACCGAATATTTTGCAGGTGATATCCATCGCCAGGAAATACAAAAGCTTAGGGAGCAGGGCCTGCAGTTTATAGCCGAAGAAAAAGAAGTGGTACTGGCCAGCGAAAAGCTCGCCGGGATGAACTTCATTATCTCGGGAACGTTCGAAAAATTTTCGCGCGATGAGCTGAAAGATATCATTGAGCAAAATGGTGGGAAGATTTTGAGCAGCATTTCGGCTAAACTTAATTACCTTGTTGCCGGCGACAATATGGGACCTGCAAAGCTCGAAAAAGCCAATAAACTTAACATCCCCATTATTGGCGATGATGAATTAATTGCGTTAATAAATTAA
- a CDS encoding TNT domain-containing protein → MKKLNLLLLGMLLMPFLVNAQKLNDYTENLLKSYSAESDTSTTRGVSYQYFRYTVKKFRNSEYPKKLVLLSWTLWKNEAWGKLDTLFKNLEIKFPPNYGAISEEVDIILPAGWLIDRYGGKYDDLGNFSDVNGDFVAPSGIPFEQRSIPQENNDNKYYKRYLIKKDIHAKLGQTIPWSKQPGQGVQFRLSDGATIETLKADGSILEKKL, encoded by the coding sequence ATGAAAAAACTAAACCTCCTGCTATTGGGAATGCTGCTTATGCCTTTCCTGGTAAATGCTCAGAAATTAAATGACTATACCGAAAATCTTTTAAAATCGTATTCCGCTGAATCGGATACTTCTACTACGAGAGGTGTAAGCTATCAATATTTTAGATACACTGTTAAGAAATTTCGAAACAGCGAATATCCTAAAAAACTCGTCCTTTTATCGTGGACACTTTGGAAGAATGAGGCATGGGGAAAACTTGACACGCTGTTCAAAAACCTCGAAATAAAATTTCCACCTAATTATGGTGCAATATCAGAAGAAGTAGATATCATACTTCCAGCCGGATGGTTGATTGATCGGTACGGTGGCAAATATGACGACTTAGGTAATTTCAGCGATGTAAACGGCGATTTCGTAGCTCCCTCTGGTATACCTTTTGAACAACGCTCTATCCCACAGGAAAATAACGACAATAAATATTACAAAAGATATCTAATAAAAAAAGATATCCATGCCAAATTAGGGCAAACTATTCCGTGGAGTAAACAGCCAGGTCAAGGCGTACAATTCAGATTATCAGATGGCGCAACAATTGAAACATTAAAAGCCGATGGTTCAATTCTGGAAAAAAAGCTTTAA
- a CDS encoding TNT domain-containing protein: protein MKTLKLLILSVMLMPFLATAQTKPHHAAKAHHLPVRGVTYEDFKSSVADFADSTKKPLADSAWVFFKTEKWDDLEKFFTRNNLNGGWPPNRGAVNLIIITLKKGVLIDRYGGYTDDSGAFQDKGTFVSPKGVPFPMRALPDNTLSKPYKIYKILKPIAKVREGKIIPWFGKPGLGIQYEVPATVNDLKAGGFIEEVKQ from the coding sequence ATGAAAACACTTAAACTGCTGATCCTATCCGTAATGCTGATGCCTTTTTTGGCGACAGCGCAAACCAAACCACATCATGCTGCAAAGGCACACCACCTGCCGGTACGTGGCGTTACCTACGAAGATTTTAAAAGCTCCGTAGCCGATTTCGCCGACAGCACCAAAAAGCCACTTGCCGATTCGGCCTGGGTGTTCTTCAAAACAGAGAAATGGGATGACCTTGAAAAATTCTTCACCAGGAACAACCTTAACGGCGGTTGGCCACCAAACCGCGGTGCTGTAAACCTGATCATTATTACCCTTAAAAAAGGCGTGCTGATAGACCGTTATGGCGGCTACACAGATGATTCAGGCGCTTTTCAGGATAAAGGCACCTTTGTATCGCCAAAAGGTGTACCTTTCCCCATGCGTGCTTTGCCGGATAACACCCTGAGCAAGCCCTATAAAATTTATAAGATACTGAAACCGATAGCCAAAGTAAGGGAAGGCAAAATCATCCCATGGTTTGGCAAACCAGGCTTAGGTATACAGTATGAAGTACCAGCCACTGTTAATGACCTTAAGGCCGGTGGTTTCATTGAAGAAGTAAAACAGTAA
- a CDS encoding DUF6263 family protein, with amino-acid sequence MKKILLAGALAMMVFAGYAQKVKPALKLVKGNTYYLSTLAHSVVKQTINGQLNNIDMTIEGKMSFKVLNVDSLYYMEVNYTKVGMNMQLPNGNVAFNSDDKDTTNIMARIMAGITNKPFTATLSKSGRIRSIENAENMITSMIDGFKEVPADKKEQLKTQLSQSFGSGALKSNLEMAMSVLPEVSVVKNDKWTIKNNLQGAMSAKMVSVYQLMDITPQSFVIHGNATIETDNTAGYKTVGNLPMKYNMKGTMVSDVVVDKATGWISSSKVKQNIDGAVEIKDSPQVPGGVTFPMSVVSETSTTGH; translated from the coding sequence ATGAAGAAGATTTTGTTGGCTGGCGCGCTGGCTATGATGGTATTTGCAGGTTATGCCCAAAAGGTAAAACCGGCACTGAAACTGGTTAAAGGAAACACCTATTACCTGTCAACCCTGGCACATTCGGTTGTAAAGCAAACTATAAACGGGCAGCTTAACAATATTGATATGACCATTGAAGGCAAAATGTCATTCAAGGTGCTTAATGTTGATTCGTTGTATTACATGGAGGTTAATTACACCAAAGTAGGTATGAATATGCAGTTACCTAACGGTAATGTAGCTTTTAATTCTGACGATAAGGATACTACCAATATTATGGCACGGATCATGGCAGGCATAACCAATAAGCCGTTTACCGCTACGTTAAGCAAAAGCGGCAGGATCAGGTCGATTGAGAATGCCGAGAATATGATCACATCCATGATAGATGGTTTTAAAGAAGTTCCGGCAGATAAGAAGGAGCAATTAAAAACTCAATTGAGCCAATCATTTGGTTCCGGGGCGCTTAAAAGCAATCTGGAAATGGCTATGTCCGTCCTTCCGGAGGTATCGGTTGTTAAAAACGATAAGTGGACAATAAAAAATAACCTGCAGGGGGCTATGAGCGCTAAAATGGTTTCGGTTTATCAACTGATGGATATTACGCCGCAAAGCTTTGTAATTCATGGCAACGCCACTATCGAAACCGATAATACCGCTGGTTACAAAACAGTTGGAAACTTACCCATGAAATACAACATGAAAGGAACTATGGTATCAGATGTTGTTGTTGATAAAGCTACCGGCTGGATCTCAAGCTCAAAGGTTAAACAAAACATTGATGGCGCGGTAGAAATAAAGGATAGCCCGCAGGTGCCGGGCGGTGTAACTTTCCCTATGAGTGTGGTAAGCGAGACCTCAACTACAGGTCATTAA